In one Streptomyces venezuelae genomic region, the following are encoded:
- a CDS encoding DUF2272 domain-containing protein translates to MPYETGAPSPFADEGALELPEGAAGPPAPASGPFQAEGEWYGGEAYEGDAYAGESYAAEPYEAESYAASSYEAESYAASSYEADAVEPAEQESGEAVDEPVSEAEWQVAQWEAELEDAAEEGEGPDDFAGEEPDFYTAEEPDAAPAGEHEEPARPAAALGARIAAVAEQECGRWGDGVRKETDPQLTAVLQDYYRTGVRRTVAAPDLQSVAWQAHEPWSAVFVSWVMATAGAATFPRSSAHRGYISAIKRRTAQGDTTSEFWLHRLERAQPEPGDILCADRPCGPNKPCNGATYDNIDNGHGWCTHGDIVTAVDLDRRTVRVVGGNVSQSVKARTYRLDAQGFVLPKQGGCGHFALIKVRAPGGAGASGLGSVFRLFGLLPPDALAKAMRLNRSYGEGLGWRGRIDAVARLLGDPQLAVDEVRFAHAVAQWQGQHGMAKDGIVGPDTWAALRRLLDVGRPAAPATGPTPAPGAPPSPALPVTAPGVPPLGGDRQPSKAYRIVYHGEGAARTARGLARYSADRPLAATLNDLRRRGVVTMSEDILDTFVRVSQVETGGAVQALNTWDSAVVSIGFLQLTLQHGKVQKWIDAGPEAFRRFGIEVDRGRTYRWGKSTQQAIVGAATKDELRWDGWAERFYLAGLDEAVIVAECAVSVRWLEAHLAGMNARFTRERMGWAVNAFRAHYDRSPYARGMFQSAYNNLPAVAQRAVVNAMHADHKAGGLSTDRFLPVLAQAIKAAFASWKTPLPERGVHVVEKTRKGLHD, encoded by the coding sequence ATGCCGTATGAGACGGGTGCCCCGTCGCCCTTCGCGGACGAGGGCGCGCTGGAGCTGCCGGAGGGTGCGGCGGGGCCGCCGGCGCCAGCCAGTGGGCCGTTCCAGGCGGAGGGGGAGTGGTATGGGGGCGAGGCGTACGAGGGTGACGCGTATGCGGGCGAGAGCTACGCGGCAGAGCCGTACGAGGCGGAGTCGTACGCGGCTTCGTCGTACGAGGCGGAGTCGTACGCGGCTTCGTCGTACGAGGCCGATGCCGTCGAGCCCGCCGAGCAGGAGTCCGGCGAGGCCGTCGATGAGCCGGTGTCGGAGGCGGAGTGGCAAGTCGCCCAGTGGGAGGCGGAGCTGGAAGACGCCGCCGAGGAGGGCGAAGGGCCGGACGACTTCGCGGGCGAGGAGCCGGACTTCTACACGGCCGAGGAGCCGGACGCCGCCCCGGCCGGCGAGCACGAGGAGCCGGCGCGGCCCGCCGCCGCCCTCGGTGCCCGTATCGCGGCGGTCGCGGAACAGGAGTGCGGCCGGTGGGGCGACGGCGTCCGGAAGGAGACCGACCCGCAGCTGACGGCGGTGCTGCAGGACTACTACCGCACAGGCGTCCGCCGCACCGTCGCCGCGCCGGATCTGCAGAGCGTCGCGTGGCAGGCGCACGAACCGTGGAGTGCGGTCTTCGTCTCCTGGGTGATGGCGACGGCCGGCGCCGCGACCTTCCCGCGCAGCAGCGCCCACCGCGGCTACATCAGCGCCATCAAGCGCCGCACCGCGCAGGGCGACACGACCAGCGAGTTCTGGCTGCACCGGCTGGAACGTGCCCAGCCGGAACCGGGCGACATCCTGTGCGCCGACCGGCCATGCGGTCCGAACAAGCCGTGCAACGGTGCCACGTACGACAACATCGACAACGGCCACGGGTGGTGCACGCACGGCGACATCGTCACCGCGGTCGACCTGGACCGGCGGACGGTCCGGGTGGTCGGGGGCAATGTCAGCCAGTCGGTGAAGGCGCGCACGTACCGGCTGGACGCGCAGGGCTTCGTACTGCCGAAGCAGGGCGGGTGCGGGCACTTCGCCCTGATCAAGGTCCGGGCACCCGGCGGGGCCGGTGCCTCCGGACTCGGCTCGGTGTTCCGGCTCTTCGGGCTGCTTCCCCCGGACGCCCTGGCCAAGGCGATGCGGCTGAACCGCTCGTACGGCGAAGGGCTCGGCTGGCGCGGCCGGATCGACGCCGTCGCGCGGCTGCTCGGCGACCCGCAACTGGCTGTGGACGAAGTGCGCTTCGCGCATGCGGTCGCCCAGTGGCAGGGGCAGCACGGGATGGCGAAGGACGGCATCGTCGGCCCCGACACGTGGGCGGCGCTCCGGCGGCTTCTCGACGTCGGGCGGCCGGCGGCGCCTGCTACGGGACCCACCCCGGCCCCTGGCGCGCCCCCGTCCCCCGCGCTGCCCGTGACCGCGCCCGGCGTGCCGCCGCTGGGCGGGGACAGGCAGCCCAGCAAGGCCTACCGGATCGTGTATCACGGCGAGGGCGCCGCGCGTACGGCCCGAGGGCTGGCCCGGTACTCCGCGGACCGCCCGCTCGCCGCAACGCTCAACGACCTGCGTAGACGCGGCGTCGTCACCATGTCCGAGGACATCCTCGACACCTTCGTACGCGTGTCACAGGTGGAGACCGGCGGGGCCGTGCAAGCCCTCAACACCTGGGACAGCGCGGTGGTCAGCATCGGCTTCCTGCAGCTCACCCTGCAGCACGGGAAGGTCCAGAAGTGGATCGACGCGGGGCCCGAGGCGTTCCGCCGTTTCGGGATCGAGGTCGACCGGGGCCGCACGTACCGGTGGGGCAAGAGCACGCAGCAGGCGATCGTCGGAGCCGCCACCAAGGATGAGCTGCGCTGGGACGGCTGGGCCGAGCGCTTCTACCTGGCCGGGCTCGACGAGGCGGTGATCGTCGCCGAATGCGCGGTCTCCGTTCGGTGGTTGGAGGCACATCTGGCGGGCATGAACGCGAGGTTCACCAGGGAGCGCATGGGGTGGGCCGTGAACGCCTTCCGGGCACACTACGACCGGTCGCCCTATGCGCGGGGGATGTTCCAGTCCGCGTACAACAATCTCCCGGCGGTCGCCCAGCGAGCAGTGGTCAACGCGATGCACGCGGACCACAAGGCCGGTGGCCTGTCCACGGACCGCTTCCTCCCGGTCCTCGCGCAGGCGATCAAGGCGGCGTTCGCGTCGTGGAAGACGCCACTGCCGGAGCGCGGGGTCCACGTCGTGGAGAAGACGCGGAAGGGGCTGCACGACTGA